AAAGCGTACTTCGCGCAGCGTCATTTCGCGGGCAAAGCGGAATAATGCGTTCATGCGTGGGCGGCTCCAGGCATTGAAATCACCGGCCATGATCACCGGCCCATTGTGATGCCCAATCTGGTCGCCTATTGGCCCTAACTGCTTGCTGTAGACATCAACACCGAGGCTGAAATTGACCGCATGGATATTAATCACCATCAGCATTCGCCCGTCTGGCAGGGGATAAACGGTCACCAGGGCTGACTTAGACAAACGCAGGATAGGCTCGCGTTCACGCAGCGGGCAGCAATATACTGGATGAGCAGCGGACAGCGTCATAACGCCTGAAGGGTGCTGAGGTAAGACAAACGCCGGAACCTGGTCGGCAGCCAGATAGTTGGTGGTCGCAAACCTGACCAGCTCAGGCGTCGTTTGCGCCTCCTGTAAGAGCATCAGATGTGCGTCTTTGCCGAAGGTTTGCAGCACCGAAAGCCAGTCGGCCCGCTGCTGCTTAAAGATGTTCCACACCAGAACACGGATCGTGTCCTGCCCGGGTAAAGGTTCTCCGGGGGGTAATGCCTGACCAATAGTTGCAAACGAGCCAGGTGGCAGAATTCGCTCTGCTGGCTGCCCGGCTACGTATCTCATGGCATAGGTATTCTTGTGCACGTTTGGCTAACGACCTCAGTAACTCAATCTGCCCGCAATTCGCAGGCTATCTTTCAGTTATAGGGACTTTAGCGCTGACTTTCAACGACCATTACAAACCAATGCAATTCAGGAGCGTAAACAACGACGCTCCTGAAAGTAGAATTTAGCCCATAGCAACACGTGATTGCTTATCGAGTCTGCCGCTCAAGCCAATTAGCAGCAGCGCAAACACTACAATCACCGCACCAATCCACGGCGTTTGCGCCAGGCCGAAGTTCTCCACCGTCTGGCCCCCGATAATAGAGCCCAAAGCAATTCCCACGTTAAATGCC
This region of Cedecea lapagei genomic DNA includes:
- a CDS encoding endonuclease/exonuclease/phosphatase family protein, whose protein sequence is MHKNTYAMRYVAGQPAERILPPGSFATIGQALPPGEPLPGQDTIRVLVWNIFKQQRADWLSVLQTFGKDAHLMLLQEAQTTPELVRFATTNYLAADQVPAFVLPQHPSGVMTLSAAHPVYCCPLREREPILRLSKSALVTVYPLPDGRMLMVINIHAVNFSLGVDVYSKQLGPIGDQIGHHNGPVIMAGDFNAWSRPRMNALFRFAREMTLREVRFTDDHRRRAFGRPLDFVFYRGLNVTEASVLVTRASDHNPLLVEFRPGKPELK